In Brassica rapa cultivar Chiifu-401-42 chromosome A06, CAAS_Brap_v3.01, whole genome shotgun sequence, a single window of DNA contains:
- the LOC103872586 gene encoding uncharacterized protein LOC103872586 isoform X2 produces MVKVIDSHYLTITAIVTVVYQLIFFVITALFKFDQVTDFAGSTNFVILAVLTLVLKGTWHFRQVVLTSLVVVWGLRLGMFLLMRILKWGEDRRFDEMRENMGKLVVFWTLQAVWVWTVSLPVTLVNASNGGRLFQPADVIGWAMFVAGFLVEAIADQQKLLFKNRQENKGRWCDVGLWKYSRHPNYFGEMLLWWGIYVASLPVLKGAEFLVIVGPIFLTLLLFFVSGIPLLEESADKKYGNLGAYRHYKKTTSPLILLPRGVYGYLPKWCKTVFLFEFPLYSKNLPQETTV; encoded by the exons ATGGTAAAGGTAATCGATTCCCATTACCTGACCATCACCGCCATTGTCACC GTGGTGTATCAATTAATATTCTTCGTGATCACAGCTCTTTTCAAATTCGATCAAGTTACCGACTTTGCCG GAAGTACAAACTTCGTGATACTTGCTGTCTTGACTCTGGTTCTCAAAGGCACTTGGCATTTTCGTCAG GTAGTCTTGACTTCACTAGTAGTCGTATGGGGACTTCGTCTTGGCATGTTCCTCCTTATGCG GATCCTGAAATGGGGTGAAGATCGACGCTTTGATGAAATGCGTGAAAACATGGGGAAACTAGTAGTCTTTTGGACTCTTCAG GCCGTGTGGGTTTGGACAGTTAGTTTACCTGTTACTCTTGTTAATGCTAGCAACGGTGGAAGATTGTTTCAGCCCGCAGATGTTATTGGTTGGGCTATGTTTGTTGCAGGGTTCTTGGTGGAAGCTATAGCTGATCAACAAAAGCTTCTATTTAAGAATCGTCAAGAAAACAAAGGAAGATGGTGCGATGTTGGACTGTGGAAGTATTCACGCCATCCAAACTACTTTGGAGAG ATGTTGCTCTGGTGGGGCATATATGTGGCTTCATTGCCTGTTCTTAAAGGTGCAGAGTTCCTTGTCATAGTTGGACCAATCTTTCTCACTTTGCTGCTTTTCTTCGTTAGCGGCATACCATTACTCGAG GAATCGGCAGACAAAAAGTATGGTAACTTGGGAGCTTATAGACACTATAAGAAGACAACCAG TCCCCTGATTCTGTTACCGAGAGGAGTGTACGGGTACTTACCAAAGTGGTGCAAAACAGTCTTTCTCTTTGAGTTTCCATTGTACAGCAAGAATCTCCCTCAAGAAACTACAGTCTG A
- the LOC103872586 gene encoding uncharacterized protein LOC103872586 isoform X1, which yields MVKVIDSHYLTITAIVTVVYQLIFFVITALFKFDQVTDFAGSTNFVILAVLTLVLKGTWHFRQVVLTSLVVVWGLRLGMFLLMRILKWGEDRRFDEMRENMGKLVVFWTLQAVWVWTVSLPVTLVNASNGGRLFQPADVIGWAMFVAGFLVEAIADQQKLLFKNRQENKGRWCDVGLWKYSRHPNYFGEMLLWWGIYVASLPVLKGAEFLVIVGPIFLTLLLFFVSGIPLLEESADKKYGNLGAYRHYKKTTSPLILLPRGVYGYLPKWCKTVFLFEFPLYSKNLPQETTVWDRGNSKKKH from the exons ATGGTAAAGGTAATCGATTCCCATTACCTGACCATCACCGCCATTGTCACC GTGGTGTATCAATTAATATTCTTCGTGATCACAGCTCTTTTCAAATTCGATCAAGTTACCGACTTTGCCG GAAGTACAAACTTCGTGATACTTGCTGTCTTGACTCTGGTTCTCAAAGGCACTTGGCATTTTCGTCAG GTAGTCTTGACTTCACTAGTAGTCGTATGGGGACTTCGTCTTGGCATGTTCCTCCTTATGCG GATCCTGAAATGGGGTGAAGATCGACGCTTTGATGAAATGCGTGAAAACATGGGGAAACTAGTAGTCTTTTGGACTCTTCAG GCCGTGTGGGTTTGGACAGTTAGTTTACCTGTTACTCTTGTTAATGCTAGCAACGGTGGAAGATTGTTTCAGCCCGCAGATGTTATTGGTTGGGCTATGTTTGTTGCAGGGTTCTTGGTGGAAGCTATAGCTGATCAACAAAAGCTTCTATTTAAGAATCGTCAAGAAAACAAAGGAAGATGGTGCGATGTTGGACTGTGGAAGTATTCACGCCATCCAAACTACTTTGGAGAG ATGTTGCTCTGGTGGGGCATATATGTGGCTTCATTGCCTGTTCTTAAAGGTGCAGAGTTCCTTGTCATAGTTGGACCAATCTTTCTCACTTTGCTGCTTTTCTTCGTTAGCGGCATACCATTACTCGAG GAATCGGCAGACAAAAAGTATGGTAACTTGGGAGCTTATAGACACTATAAGAAGACAACCAG TCCCCTGATTCTGTTACCGAGAGGAGTGTACGGGTACTTACCAAAGTGGTGCAAAACAGTCTTTCTCTTTGAGTTTCCATTGTACAGCAAGAATCTCCCTCAAGAAACTACAGTCTG GGATAGAGGAAACTCAAAAAAGAAACATTGA